One window of the Triticum dicoccoides isolate Atlit2015 ecotype Zavitan chromosome 3B, WEW_v2.0, whole genome shotgun sequence genome contains the following:
- the LOC119275327 gene encoding putative CBL-interacting protein kinase 13, whose product MARMASKGSSGRAMAGGASGREREGKKALLLGRFEVGKMLGQGNFAKVYQARNVATGEEVAIKVIEKEKVFKSGLTAHIKREIAALRRVRHPHIVQLYEVMATKLRIYFVMEYVRGGELFAKVAKGPLPEGEARRYFQQLVSAVAFCHARGVYHRDIKPENLLVDDAGDLKVSDFGLSAVAEQMRHDGLFHTFCGTPAYVAPEVLSRRGYDAAKADLWSCGVVLFVLGAGYLPFQDRNLVGMYRKIHRGDFRCPKWFSPELLRLMHRVLDTKPLRRATIDEIMDNEWFKVGFRRFSFRIEDDRSFTCFDLDDGDAYAPTSPPDTPRTADGSDYGDATDQQQKISGGMTSCGSAPSLLEGRFGQLGGSSRRRSSLNAFDLISFSPGFDLSGLFEDGGGEGSSGEGEQQQNAARFVSAAPVEQILAALERTAAAAGMAVRAREDGSVIMEGTREGANGALAVAAEIYELTPELVVVEVRRKSGGAAEYEEFYRARLKPSLRELMTEEPAPRGGSKELTRSV is encoded by the coding sequence ATGGCGCGGATGGCAAGCAAGGGGAGCAGCGGCAGGGCCATGGCCGGCGGGGCCAGCGGGCGCGAGCGCGAGGGGAAGAAGGCGCTGCTGCTGGGGCGCTTCGAGGTGGGGAAGATGCTGGGGCAGGGCAACTTCGCCAAGGTGTACCAGGCGCGCAACGTGGCCACCGGCGAGGAGGTGGCCATCAAGGTGATCGAGAAGGAGAAGGTCTTCAAGTCCGGCCTCACGGCGCACATCAAGCGCGAGATCGCCGCGCTCCGCCGCGTGCGCCACCCGCACATCGTGCAGCTCTACGAGGTCATGGCCACCAAGCTCCGCATCTACTTCGTCATGGAGTACGTGCGCGGCGGCGAGCTGTTCGCGAAGGTCGCCAAGGGCCCCCTGCCGGAGGGCGAGGCCCGGCGCTACTTCCAGCAGCTGGTCTCCGCCGTCGCCTTCTGCCACGCGCGCGGGGTGTACCACCGGGACATCAAGCCTGAGAACCTCCTCGTTGACGACGCCGGCGACCTCAAGGTCTCCGACTTcggcctctccgccgtcgccgagcagaTGCGCCACGACGGGCTCTTCCACACCTTCTGCGGCACCCCGGCGTACGTTGCCCCCGAGGTGCTCTCCCGCCGCGGCTACGACGCCGCCAAGGCCGACCTCTGGTCATGCGGCGTCGTGCTCTTCGTCCTAGGCGCCGGTTACCTACCGTTCCAGGACCGAAACCTCGTCGGCATGTACCGCAAGATCCACAGGGGCGACTTCCGCTGCCCCAAGTGGTtctccccggagctcctccgcctcaTGCACCGCGTGCTCGACACCAAGCCGCTGCGCCGCGCCACCATCGACGAGATCATGGACAACGAATGGTTCAAGGTCGGATTCCGCCGCTTCTCCTTCCGCATCGAGGACGACCGCTCCTTCACCTGCTTCGACCTCGACGACGGCGATGCCTATGCGCCCACCTCGCCGCCCGACACCCCGCGGACGGCGGACGGCAGCGACTACGGTGACGCGACCGATCAGCAACAAAAAATCTCGGGTGGGATGACGTCGTGCGGATCGGCGCCGTCGCTGCTGGAAGGGAGGTTCGGGCAGCTGGgcgggagctcgcggcggcggtcgAGCCTGAACGCGTTCGACCTCATCTCCTTCTCCCCGGGGTTCGACCTCTCGGGTCTgttcgaggacggcggcggcgaggggagcagCGGGGAGGGCGAGCAGCAGCAGAACGCTGCGCGGTTCGTGTCGGCGGCGCCGGTGGAGCAGATCCTGGCCGCGCTGGAGCGGACGGCCGCGGCGGCGGGCATGGCGGTGCGGGCTCGGGAGGACGGGTCGGTGATCATGGAGGGAACACGCGAGGGCGCTAACGGCGCGCTGGCGGTGGCCGCGGAGATCTACGAGCTGACGCCGGAGCTGGTGGTCGTGGAGGTGCGGCGCAAGTCCGGCGGCGCGGCCGAGTACGAGGAGTTCTACCGGGCGCGCCTGAAGCCCAGCCTGCGGGAGCTCATGACCGAGGAGCCGGCGCCACGCGGCGGCTCCAAGGAGCTCACTCGGAGCGTGTGA
- the LOC119275329 gene encoding mitochondrial dicarboxylate/tricarboxylate transporter DTC-like, which yields MADAKQQQPPQTALAASGVWKTVKPFVNGGASGMLATCVIQPIDMVKVKIQLGEGSATSVTKKMLANEGVGSFYKGLSAGLLRQATYTTARLGSFRVLTNKAVEANEGKPLPLVQKAAIGLTAGAIGACFGSPADLALIRMQADSTLPAAQRRHYKNAFHALYRIIADEGVLALWKGAGPTVARAMSLNMGMLASYDQSVEVLRDKLGAGELSTMLGASAVSGFFASACSLPFDYVKTQVQKMQPDATGKYPYTGSLDCAMKTLKSGGPFKFYTGFPVYCVRIAPHVMMTWIFLNQIQKVEKRVGL from the exons ATGGCGGATGCgaagcagcagcagccgccgcagACGGCGTTGGCGGCCAGCGGCGTCTGGAAGACGGTGAAGCCCTTCGTGAACGGCGGCGCCTCCGGCATGCTCGCCACCTGCGTCATCCAGCCCATCGACATGGTCAAG GTGAAGATCCAGTTGGGCGAGGGCTCTGCAACTTCTGTCACCAAGAAGATGCTTGCTAATGAGGGAGTTGGTTCCTTTTACAAG GGATTATCTGCTGGCTTGCTAAGGCAAGCGACATACACAACCGCCCGACTTGGATCCTTCAG GGTTCTCACAAATAAAGCAGTTGAAGCAAACGAAGGAAAACCACTGCCCTTAGTCCAGAAGGCTGCTATTGGTCTCACTGCTGGAGCGATTGGAGCGTGTTTTGGTAGTCCTGCGGATTTGGCACTCATTAGGATGCAGGCTGATTCAACCTTGCCAGCAGCCCAGCGCCGCCACTATAAGAATGCTTTTCATGCACTTTATCGTATTATTGCTGATGAAGGTGTTCTGGCACTTTGGAAGGGCGCAGGTCCAACTGTAGCTAGAGCGATGTCACTAAACATGGGCATGCTTGCCTCCTATGATCAGAGTGTTGAGGTACTTAGAGACAAACTTGGTGCTGGTGAACTTTCTACAATGCTTG GGGCCAGTGCTGTTTCAGGATTCTTCGCGTCTGCTTGCAGTTTGCCCTTCGACTATGTTAAGACACAGGTTCAGAAGATGCAACCTGATGCTACTGGAAAGTATCCATACACTGGGTCTCTTGACTGTGCAATGAAGACCTTGAAGAGTGGTGGTCCATTTAAGTTCTACACTGGCTTTCCGGTCTACTGTGTCAGGATTGCTCCACATGTCATG ATGACTTGGATATTCTTGAATCAGATCCAGAAGGTCGAGAAGCGTGTCGGCCTTTAA